The DNA segment TCCTGTTGTATTGGCTATGGCGTGGCTGGCTGCGGGTTTAATCGTTTTGGGAGGGAAGGCTAATGAGTGATGTAGGGACATTTTTAATCGCAATAGCGGTTCCTATAGTTAAGCGTGTTTTGATTGCGCTTGGCATCGGGCTTATCACCTATGGAACATATTCTGTTGCTGTGGATCAGGTGCGCAGTGCTGTATTGACTCAATGGGGCAGTCTTGGCAGTGCGACTGCGGCCATCCTCAGTCTTGGTGGGGTAGGGGAGAGTCTCGGCATCATTCTCGGTGCATTGGCATCAAGAGCGGCGTTAATGGCGGCGGCACGTTTCGGGAAGTTGGCATCATGATTGAGGTGATAACAGGTGTTCCAGGTACTGGAAAGACTGCTCTTGTTGTAGAGCGTTTATTGGCAGAGCAGGGCAAGCGTCCAATATTCTGTATGGGTATTCGTGAATTAAAAATACCGCATCAGCCAGTTCCTCCGGTTTCGGAATGGACTGAAATGCGTCCTACTCCTGAAGACCCAACACTCATAATGCCGTTTTTTACTTTTCCGGTTGGCTCGCTGATTGTCATAGACGAAGCGCAGAACGTTTATCGTCCGCGTGCCAATAGTGCAAAGGTACCGGATCATGTTGCGGCGAATGAAACGCATCGCCATACGGGTGTTGATTTCATTCTTCTAACTCAGTCTGTGAAGTTGATTGACTCTAATATTAAAGCGTTCGTTTCAAAGCATACGCATATTAGTCAGAGGGTAGTTGGGCGTTATAAATACGTCTGGCCTGAAATGGGGGACCCTGAAAGTAAGACTTCGCGTGATTTAGCTGCCAGATCGCGTTATATGCCAAATAAGAAAGTGTTTGGCCTATATAAATCGGCTGAGGCTCATACGAAAATACATGTTAGTCGGCCTTGGTATGTCTATGCTTTGCCTATTTGTTTGGCTATAGTTGCATTTCTCGGATGGCATATCTACGGGCGCATCCAGCAAGCTAATCAGCATAACAATATTGCTTCAAAGCTTGATCGTTCGAGTGGTGGTGCTGTCACTGCTGCGCCTACTCAGCATCTTTCTCTTAAAGACTATCTGAAAGAGCGTGAGCCACGTCTGCAGGATCATCCTGAGACTGCGCCTGTCTATGATGATGTCAATAAGGTTGCGGTTGCTCCTTTACCTGCCGTCTGCTACTCGGTGCGTGATGGTTCCACTGAGCGTTGTTACTGTCGCACTCAGCAAGGCACTCGCTATGGCGCTTCTGATGATTTTTGCCATGAGGTCGTCAGGAATGGTTGGTTTAATCCTTATCAACAGGAACCTGTGCAGTCTCCTCTTCAAGCGCCTGTAAAAGATTCTTCAAGGCCTGACGCTTATGGTCTGTTGCTCGATGGTGAGGCTTTTCCTCGTGAGCATTCCGTCAGGACTGTTGATGCCTCTGTACTGGCTACTCGGTAGCATGCATATCCACATGAGCGAGCCCCCTATAGGGCAGAGCGATTGTGGATATGTGGATAACGGTCTCACTGTTATCCAGCCCCGCCATGCGGTGATTAAGGGGCTTGGTGGTCATAATCAAGAGGCGGGGGGCAGGGCGGGCGCGCAGCGCCCGACCGACCCGCGCCTCTTAGATTTATCACTGGAACACTTAAGAAACGGATGTGATGTGCAGGATCAAAAAAGAGAAACCCCGGCAGTAGTTGTAGCTACTCCGGGGCTTGATCGGTTGGCTAATCGAAGGGATCACCAATATGCAAAATTGTACGCCTAACGGGACAGTCGTCAATGGGGTCTGGTATCCGCCTCCGGGGTATAGAAACGTCTCAGACGGGCAGGAATGGGTTGATAAAGCCTATCTCTGCACTATTAGACGGTTCGCTAAAGGACAGGCCGAAGTCATGACGCGTCGGATTGAGCCATTGACCTACAAGCGTTATGCCGAAAGTGCGGCCTGTGGCGGTTTAATCAGTCTCAGGACGAAAAAAGATAGGCAGGTGTTGTCTGATGAGCAAAAGGCTCAAGAGTCGTTTTTGGCGTCTGTAAGGCGCTCTAAAAAGGCCGTCCGCTTTGGTGTTAAGGCCATCGGTGCCGATCACCTGCTGACCTTGACATACCGATCGCCGGAAGGGCAGGAAATGAGTGATTTCGAACGGCTCAAGGCTGATTGGAAGGAATTCTGCCGACTTGTTAGAAAGGGGCTTCCAGCGTGTGGTGATTTACCGGCACGAGCTGGATTGAACGAATGGCGCTTTGTGGCTATTCCTGAGTTTCAGGACAATGGCGCTTATCACCTGCATGTGGCTATTGTTGGTCGTCAAGACATTAATTTCCTGCGGCGCTGTTGGTATAAGGCGCTCGGGGCTTCCCAGGATGCGAAGGGGGCAGATACACCTGGGCAGGTTGATGTCAAAGGGCCATCCAAGCGATGGGGCAGTCGCACACAGAACTGGAAGCCTTCGAATCTATCCAGCTACATGGTCAAGTATCTGCATAAGACCTTTGAACATACAGTCCATGCAAAAGGCTCTAAGCGCTATTGGGCGGGTCGAACCAATGAAAAGCCTGAGGTAGTCAAGTACTGGCTTAAAGCACAGGAATATGTTGATGCCGTCATCGAGACTCACATGCTTTTCCGGCATGAGGTCATGGAATCGGAAGGGAAGATGTGGGCATCGAGTGGTTACGATGCAATTTGGTTTTCTGGCTGATAGTATTTATTGTGAAAATGGATCCTAAAGCGATAGTTAAATCCTATCGAATTAAGATCCATTTTTCTGGTGTTGGCTATCGGGTGATGTAGCGCGGCGTCATGTTGCTTATACTGCTAGGCTATGGATTATTATTTTTGGATAGTTATATGTTATATTGCGCACTCTGCGGGGTGGCTGTACTTCTGAAAATGAAAATAACCATACCGCTCAAAGGTTTGCAGTAGGCGGGCGAGTAATCTTCTCCACTTCTGAAAACAGTAATTTTCAGAAGTGATATGGCTTGCTGCACCCGACGCCGCAGAAAACAATTTCCGCTCTTTCCAGATGATAGCTGTCATGTAGCAGCAGCACCGGTTTTTGCCCATAGGATTGCGTACCGGCACGCGCTCGTGCCGCTTTGTGGGCTGCTGCCGAGCGTCCAGCGGCGCCTTTGGCTCGCGCCGACTTCTGC comes from the Georgfuchsia toluolica genome and includes:
- a CDS encoding DUF2523 domain-containing protein, with amino-acid sequence MSDVGTFLIAIAVPIVKRVLIALGIGLITYGTYSVAVDQVRSAVLTQWGSLGSATAAILSLGGVGESLGIILGALASRAALMAAARFGKLAS
- a CDS encoding zonular occludens toxin domain-containing protein, whose protein sequence is MIEVITGVPGTGKTALVVERLLAEQGKRPIFCMGIRELKIPHQPVPPVSEWTEMRPTPEDPTLIMPFFTFPVGSLIVIDEAQNVYRPRANSAKVPDHVAANETHRHTGVDFILLTQSVKLIDSNIKAFVSKHTHISQRVVGRYKYVWPEMGDPESKTSRDLAARSRYMPNKKVFGLYKSAEAHTKIHVSRPWYVYALPICLAIVAFLGWHIYGRIQQANQHNNIASKLDRSSGGAVTAAPTQHLSLKDYLKEREPRLQDHPETAPVYDDVNKVAVAPLPAVCYSVRDGSTERCYCRTQQGTRYGASDDFCHEVVRNGWFNPYQQEPVQSPLQAPVKDSSRPDAYGLLLDGEAFPREHSVRTVDASVLATR
- a CDS encoding rolling circle replication-associated protein, whose protein sequence is MTYKRYAESAACGGLISLRTKKDRQVLSDEQKAQESFLASVRRSKKAVRFGVKAIGADHLLTLTYRSPEGQEMSDFERLKADWKEFCRLVRKGLPACGDLPARAGLNEWRFVAIPEFQDNGAYHLHVAIVGRQDINFLRRCWYKALGASQDAKGADTPGQVDVKGPSKRWGSRTQNWKPSNLSSYMVKYLHKTFEHTVHAKGSKRYWAGRTNEKPEVVKYWLKAQEYVDAVIETHMLFRHEVMESEGKMWASSGYDAIWFSG